GCCGTTCAGGCGGCCCATGTGGCCTTCGACCATCGGCCGTGCCCAGACTTCCTCGCCGGTATCCGGATCGCGCGCGAACAACCAGCCGACGACGCCGAATTCGTCACCCGACGAACCATGCACCAGCAGCACCTTGCCGCTCTTCTCGTCCTTGACCACGAAGGGCGCGCCGGTCATCGTGTAACCGACCTTGTGATCGCCGAATTTCTTGCGCCAGGCGACCTTGCCGGTGTCCTTGTCGAGCGCGACGATGCTCGCATCGAGCGTGCCGAAGTAGATCTTGTTGCCGTAGATGGCGGCGCCGCGATTGACCACGTCGCAGCACGGACGGATGTCGTCGGGCAGGCGGGCTTCATATTCCCAGAGGCGTTTGCCGGTACGGGCGTCGATCGCGAAAATGCGCGAATACGACGCGGTGACGTAGATCACGCCGTCGTGCACCAAGGCCTGCGCTTCCTGGCCACGCTGTTTTTCGCCGCCGAAGGAGAAACTCCAGGCCGGCACCAGATGCTCGACGTTTTTGGTATTGACCTTGCTCAGCGGGCTGAAGCGCTGCGCCTTGAGGCCGAGACCGTAGGACAGCACGTCGCCGGTCGTCTTGTCGTCATTGAGGATGTCTTCCCAGCTCACCGTCTTGCCGGCCTGGGCCGGAGCGCAGAAGCAGGCGGCGAGCAGTGCGGCGAGCAGGGTCGGGCGGGGGTTGAAGCGGTTCGGTTTCATGTTTTCCTTTGTCTCCTGGATGATTTTCTTGCGTCCCCGTCGGTCGGGCCGGCCTGGCTTGGGCAGCAGGCGAGCCGAGTATTCATCCGGCGCGGGCCGCCCGTCTCGGGAGAAGCTCACCGGCAAACCGGGAAATCTTCCCGGTCATCCGGGCCGCCGGTATGAAACCTGCTGTAGGACAGGCAACCTCATTCCGGAGTCTGGCAATGGATCTGCGCAAACGCCTGCTGCAAACACTCGGTGCCCTGCTCGGCGGCCTGCTGGTGGTTGCCCTGGCGATCAACCTGTATTCCCTGCGCAGCGACATCTCCACCGAAACCGCGGCCTCGGCCCGCCTCGCCCATCTGCTCGGCGCCGTCGCCGCGCTCGACCCGGCCCTGCCCGCCGCCGCGGCCGAAGCGCAGCTACGTGCGCTTGCCGCCGACGCCGCCTTGCGCCACCTCAATATCGCCTTCGACGCGGCCGCCCTGCCCGCCCCCGAGCACGGTGGCCTGGCCGGGCTACTTGCGCCGACGGCATCGGCCGCAGTCGAGCACGTCGTGCTCGGCACGCGCACGCTGCATATCGCGCCCAACCCGGCCTCGGAAATCGACGAGCGCCTGGGTGACAGTGTTCGACTATTGATCACCCTGCTGCTCTTTTCTGGAGCAACCCTGCTGCTGGCCTGGTGGTCGGCACACCGGGCGCTGAGTCCGGTACGCGAACTGGAGGCCGGACTGAAACGGCTGGCCGACGGCGATGCCGATCCCGCCCTGCCCGCCTTCCGGCTCCACGAATTCCGCCGCGTCGCCGGTGCCATCGAGGCGCTGGCTGCCGCGCTCAAGGCATCGCGCGCTGCCCGGCGCGACCTGGCGCACCAGTTGATTCGCGTCCAGGAAGAGGAGCGCCGGACTTTGGCAAGGGATTTGCATGACGAGATGGGGCAGACGCTGACCGCCTTGAACGTGACAGCGGCGCATCTTGAACGCCATGCAGGGCAACTCTCACCGCTCAAGGTTGCCGCCTGTGCCGGCGAGTTGCGCCGCGACCTGCGTCAGGGTGGCAGCCAGTTGCGCCAGATGCTCAAGTCGCTGCGCCCGCACGGGCTGGATGCCGGCGGTCTGGGCGGTGCCTTGCGTGAACTGGTGGACGCCTGGCAGGCGCGCAGCACCGGCATCCATTTTCACCTGCACCTGCCGGGCGAGCTGCCGGCGCTCTCCGACGAGGCGGCGCTGGCGCTCTACCGGGTGGTGCAGGAGGCGTTGACCAACGTCGTCCGGCACAGCGGCGCGCGCTTCTGTGCGGTCGGACTGGTGGCGGTCGACGGCGAAATCCGGGCCGAAATCGTCGATGACGGTTGCGGCCTGCCGGACAGCGTCCGTCCCGGTCGCGGCGGCCTGCTCGGCATGGCCGAACGGCTCGAGATGGTGGGCGGACGCTGGCTGGCGAGCAATGAGAAAACTGGCGGATTGCGCCTCTGCGCAGTCCTGCCGCTGGCAGTACCGGGGTAGGACACCGTAGAACAACAAGGAGACAAACATGATACGCATCGCCCTGATCGACGACCACGCCGTGGTCCGCACCGGCTATCGCCGGCTGCTCGACGCCGAACCCGGCCTGCAGGTGGTCGGCGAGGCCGCCAGCGCCGACGAGGCGAACGCGCTGGCGCTGCGCTGCCGGCCCGATGTCGCGCTGGTCGACCTGAGCCTGAAAGGCAGCAGCGGCATCGAGGCGATCCGCGGCATGCTGGCCCGCCTGCCGGCCCTGCGCATACTCGTGCTGTCGATGCACGACAGCGCCGGGCACGTCACGCAGGCGCTGAAAAGCGGCGCGCACGGCTATCTGACCAAATATTGCGAACCGGAGGACGTGATCGCCGGCATCCGCCGCGTCGCCACCGGTAAACGCGTCTTTTCGCCCGAAATTGCCGAGATCCTGGCGCGCGAGGCGATCGACGGCGACGCCCCGCTCAAGCAGCTGACGCCGCGCGAATTCGAGGTCCTGCGCCTGCTCGCGCACGGCGAGCCGGCCAGCGTGATCGCCAGTTCGATGCATTTGAGCCCGAAGACGGTGCTCAACTATCTTTCGCTGATCCGGCAGAAGCTCGATACCGACAGCGACTTCAAGCTGCTTCACCTGGCCGCCCGGCACGGCCTGGTCGATATTCGCCAGGGCATCGGCGCCTGAAATACCCAAACCAACGTTACGGAGACCTAGCAATGCACAAGAAACCCACCCTCGGCCTGGCCGGCATCGTCCTGCTCGCTGCCAGCACCCTGGCCACGGCCGGCGAACACGCGACGCCGCGCGAGGCCCGCGCCCTCTTCGACCAGGCGGTCAAACACCTGCAGGCGAACGGCCCGGACAAGGCCTGGCCGGCCTTCAACGAACGCAAGGGGCCGTTCGTGCGCAAGGACCTCTATGTCTATGTGATCGACCGCCAGGGCACCTACGTTGCCAACGGCGCCGCCCCGGACAGCCTGATCGGCCTCAAGGTGCTCGATACGGTCGACGCCGCCGGCAGCCCGATTTTCCGCCAGATGATCGCGGTCACCGACAAGCAGCCGGAAGCGCGCATCCGCTACGTCTGGCTCAACCGCAAGAGCAACCATGTCGAACCCAAGGTCGCCTGGCTGCATCGCGAGGGCGACTACATCCTCGGCGTCGGCTACTACGCGCCGCGGTCGACCGCCGACGATGCCCGCAAACTGCTCGACGCGGCCAGCGCCGAGGTGCGCAAGTCAGGCATCCGCAGCGCTGCCGGCAAGTTCAACGACACACGCGGCAGCTTCGTACGCGACGATCTCTATGTCTTCGCCGTCAATCTGGAGAGCGGCAAGTTCGAGGCGCACGGCATGAACCCGAAATGGGTCGGCACCGATGCCAGCGACCTG
The DNA window shown above is from Quatrionicoccus australiensis and carries:
- a CDS encoding cache domain-containing protein — protein: MHKKPTLGLAGIVLLAASTLATAGEHATPREARALFDQAVKHLQANGPDKAWPAFNERKGPFVRKDLYVYVIDRQGTYVANGAAPDSLIGLKVLDTVDAAGSPIFRQMIAVTDKQPEARIRYVWLNRKSNHVEPKVAWLHREGDYILGVGYYAPRSTADDARKLLDAASAEVRKSGIRSAAGKFNDTRGSFVRDDLYVFAVNLESGKFEAHGMNPKWVGTDASDLHDVEGHPLIREMIDLARSKGEGTVDYVWRNPVTNAVEKKRTFIRRENGSLIGVGFYSE
- a CDS encoding response regulator, which translates into the protein MIRIALIDDHAVVRTGYRRLLDAEPGLQVVGEAASADEANALALRCRPDVALVDLSLKGSSGIEAIRGMLARLPALRILVLSMHDSAGHVTQALKSGAHGYLTKYCEPEDVIAGIRRVATGKRVFSPEIAEILAREAIDGDAPLKQLTPREFEVLRLLAHGEPASVIASSMHLSPKTVLNYLSLIRQKLDTDSDFKLLHLAARHGLVDIRQGIGA
- a CDS encoding sensor histidine kinase, which gives rise to MDLRKRLLQTLGALLGGLLVVALAINLYSLRSDISTETAASARLAHLLGAVAALDPALPAAAAEAQLRALAADAALRHLNIAFDAAALPAPEHGGLAGLLAPTASAAVEHVVLGTRTLHIAPNPASEIDERLGDSVRLLITLLLFSGATLLLAWWSAHRALSPVRELEAGLKRLADGDADPALPAFRLHEFRRVAGAIEALAAALKASRAARRDLAHQLIRVQEEERRTLARDLHDEMGQTLTALNVTAAHLERHAGQLSPLKVAACAGELRRDLRQGGSQLRQMLKSLRPHGLDAGGLGGALRELVDAWQARSTGIHFHLHLPGELPALSDEAALALYRVVQEALTNVVRHSGARFCAVGLVAVDGEIRAEIVDDGCGLPDSVRPGRGGLLGMAERLEMVGGRWLASNEKTGGLRLCAVLPLAVPG